A single window of Myxocyprinus asiaticus isolate MX2 ecotype Aquarium Trade chromosome 34, UBuf_Myxa_2, whole genome shotgun sequence DNA harbors:
- the LOC127425150 gene encoding prostate stem cell antigen-like has protein sequence MNRIIFGLFAVALSFAVGQALQCYECKLGFGSLCITTKKTCDVGQQCYSGVGTAAGLVDIKRKGCLEVAKCNLTETLNFPANSSTQVYRMNKTCCSTDLCNSAMGHPHVSAVSFFTIISGLMVKFLM, from the exons ATGAACAGAATCATTTTCGGCTTGTTTGCAGTCGCCCTGTCTTTCGCAGTGG GTCAGGCTCTGCAGTGTTATGAATGTAAACTGGGTTTTGGGAGTCTGTGCATCACAACCAAAAAGACGTGTGATGTTGGTCAGCAGTGCTACAGTGGTGTAGGGACGGCGG CTGGGCTTGTGGATATTAAGAGGAAAGGATGTCTCGAAGTGGCCAAATGCAACTTAACCGAAACTCTTAATTTCCCAGCCAATTCATCCACTCAGGTGTACAGAATGAACAAGACATGCTGCAGTACTGACTTGTGTAACTCAGCTATGGGTCACCCGCATGTGTCTGCTGTCAGCTTCTTCACCATCATCTCTGGGCTCATGGTCAAATTCCTCATGTGA